A segment of the Arachis hypogaea cultivar Tifrunner chromosome 5, arahy.Tifrunner.gnm2.J5K5, whole genome shotgun sequence genome:
aatcatcatgagttacattaaccttgtcttcATTGCTACCGtcatctttatttgtgctcttgTCTTTATTTGCCTTGGCTTTCTCATTCTCTAGCTGCCAACAAAATTTCTTCACATGTCCCGtttgaccacaatgatgacactcaatattcttatacttttctcgagatttgctTCTGCTTTGATCTCTACCTTTAAGACCTCAACTTTTGTTTCTCcccctagactcagaaacaagaacatctgaatgtgtagtcgatgtaccttgtgactttcttctcatctcttcattcaaaacactgctcttggcaagatTCATAGAGATTATACCATCAGGAGCAAAATTAgacaatgacattctgagaattttctacgagtctggtaaggagccaagaagtaacaatccttgaacctcttcatcaaacttgatacccatggaagataactgattcataattccttgaaaattattcaagtgatctgtcattgatatcccatctgtatacttcaaagacaaaaattgcttgataaaaaatatcttattattCCCAGTTTTTTGAGCATACAACTGCTCAAACTTAATCCAAAGGGTCCGAGCATGTGTCTCTtcaataatatggttcaacacgttatcgtcaacccactgcctaatatatccacagacttatctatgcaacaaagtccaatcatcatcaaacttatcattaggcttctctgtaccaaaaactggttgatgaaaatttttgacataaagcaaatcttcTATCTTTGACtttcacaaatcataattaggacaattaagagtgatcatcctactagtattagtattagcttccattgttcacaaaatcacaagcccagaaaaataccaacaagctctgataccacttgttgggccaaccgtggggagctctcgacCACCGGGAGATTTCGGAGAGAAATCAAGCGAGAGAACAtgagatgagaagacaccacatccaactcaaaaccttaaggtgtcaagtaaataggtttctcatcttataaactccttactctttcttgctttctttgatgtgggactaatttcaacactcctcacacttgcaacactaacaatctcctcctcaagtgtgagcctccacatcaaACATCAACTCCCCTCTAACTCCTCCACCACATATGAGTATTTGTCCATCACACCGCCGTAAAACACCGCGGGACACGCCGTCCAGACCACCTTTGCcgggaagactttcgatgcttcaccttgaataccccttaaaaccaccagaccgattaaccatcggctctgataccacttgttgggccaaccgtggggAACTCTCGACCACCGAAAgatttcggggaggaatcaagcgagagaacataagatgagaagacaccatatccaactcaaaaccttaaggtatcaagttaatgggtctctcatcttataaactcctcactcttccttgctttctttgatgtggtaCTAACTTCAACACTCTTCACACTTGCTACACTAACATGTCTATTGTTGACAGGCAGCTACtatagtttcaaaaccaaatacTTATGTCAATTTTTAATatagaagttataatttattcCTAGCTACTTTACTTATGTTGgttttaatataaaagttataatttatttgtaGTTTATTTTGATCTATGACATTTAACAAGCTCAATGTTTTACATATTAAGATCAATATTTGCGACAATCATTCTGACATTATATCAATGCACTCTCTAAATATCCAAAAGCCACCTAAATCTCTTAGTTAAGCAACCTACATCTTAGAAATAATAAGACAAATTACAAatcttagaaagaaaaaaaaatcacatttgcACAACTCTTGGACTGGCCTCTTTTTATAATTATAGCATCATTCTTCTTTTTCAGTCAACCAGTTCTCTTAGCTTCTTGATTCTGTCTTTAATTACAGTATTATGCTCACTAGTAGCAACTTAGTAATAAAAATCTATCAAACCATACAAAATAGTCACAATGTGAAAAGTTTTTCTATAAAGATGAAATCTTTATTAAAGCAATATTTCGCAAAGACTCATTTTATAATGAACCCTAGGTTCACTTACCTTAAAATTAGGACAATTAGAGAgagattttttcaaattttttacgtGGTGGAATCTACAATTATGGCATAGGCTTTACAATGAAATataggattttaattttttttttgcaggtCAATTTTTCGTCTAGCTTGATGCACTGCTAACAGTTCCATAAACACTGAACAAACTCTTAGAGTGTAGGCAGTAGTCCCTACCATATCCAAGAACAACATGATATCATACTCATCAGTCATTAATCATAGAGAATAAGACAGAATATAGcagaaaattaatataattagatataTTGGTCTCCAACAAATTATATTGTCAgtcaaattaatctctaaaaaacGATTACACTTTACGTTTTGTAAGATAGGGACTAATTAATCTTTAATCCCATATGTTAGTTAATGTCTAAGTCAACTAGTTAACGTACCACGTGAGAGAGTACCATTAAGGTTTTGAGTTTTGACGGTTTGAAtagacaaaaatattaatttgacAGACATCAATAATtgttaaaaattcataaaactattaaaatttattagagattaatacatctaatttaaaattaaaaattaatttgaataaatattatatttttattctctttaCAGAAAGTATAGATGATAATTAAATattcaatcaaatttttaaaatttgatatattcatattttataatttttaaatacaatatGTGATATAACCATATTTTATCCATTTTAGATAAATTTGTTTTTGTCCATAAACCCACAAGTACAACTACCAAAAGTCAAAACACGAGTTTGAGTACGTTTTACTacgataaatatttaatttttttaataagtgatttattattaattaatcagCGCCCAGTTGTATCAAATTCACACAAATTTTTATTGATATGAAGGAAGGAAAACAAATAATTCAAAAGCGACAAAGTTATTAAGATCGGTTTAGTACTTAGAAACTTAAATTATACGCagaaaaattttagatatttttaaaatatcaatattttaataattttattattaatttttgttataaaaatatataatatatattaattaaaactaACCGTTAGAATcactaaaatattaatattttagaaatattttaaaaaaattgaagttatatatttaattttaatcaaaGGAGTGAAATTTTCGTAATGCTGAAAATTTgagatattatattttaaaaatgaagtattgatttttaattgatattGAGAGATGTAAATATAATGACAAATATTATGACGAAGACTATAATAAAGATCTTCTCACCAAATAAAATTTTGGTTAATTTGAAATGAAAGAAATTTGAGATTTGTATctaataaaacttttttttttttgaaaaatttcttctttttgttttttgtttgtttgttttttatacttttcaatcaccaaacaaaaaaaaaaatcaagggaGTGAAGTCACGGGCGCGTGAAGTGAGAGGTTTGTGTGACACTTCAAAGATAAGCTCCAAATTTCAATGATTCCCATAGTCAGTGGACATCTTAATATTTTCTATAAACCATCATTTATTCAAATACAgtttattagattttaaaatcgtacttaaattaaataaacttatAATAAAAGGTATGTTGTGCTCGAATTTCGTtcaactaaaacaaataaaaatttgtcCAAACTTGTATTAAGAATTTCGATTAAAAAGTTGATAAGACTTCTATAATAAATTGCTGTTAAAATTTATAGTAGAATTAACAAATCTAAAAGCATGCGATGAAGTTGATGAAGGCagaaaaataattgcattaacaaaacaataatctaaaattattttatttaatttgatatttataattttatgtatttattttaaaaataattaataaatataaaataaaacaactttAAACTgatttagattaatttttattgtCTTTTAAATATTTCCAATAGATAATTAACATATACGACAATGAAAGTCTTTAATTTATATACGCCGAGTGCTTTATTCATGTTAATTATTTTCAGAtgtcaaataaataattttttagccgatgagtaataactcaaatggcatagtctccccatactcaataaagaggttgcgggttcgagtctcctatctttggtaaaaaaaaaaaaatagataattttttattttttttattatttcaatcaAAGTCGAATCAAAGTCGAGTCATTAGTAAtagttaaaagtttaaaactcAACCCTTCAATTCAATTATCATGGAGGATAAGATCCTCCAACAATACTACACTCACAAAGGAATGTGACAATCCCAGGGTATAAACAagactaaatctttttaaaaggCCCAAGTATCTTGAATCTTTCACTTCATACACTTCTTACTCTCTTACCCACACTAAAATTGATTGCTCAAATTGAGCACTGTGTATCGACATTTCGCTCTGTCAAGTATATTTGAGAAAGCGTGTATACTTGTTAAGCACTGTGTATCTACACAAGTGTCTCAACTAGTCAACTGTTGGATGCAGTGTGCACAACCCAACAGTGGAAAGACATGTGTCTATTTGatgtaaaaaacaaaaataagtaaCAATAAAATGGCCTATATGGTGGGAAAATACAGATATCCacaataataaggaataatgggAGTGGGGAAGGAGAATGCACTATAACATAGTTACACTTACCCTGTGAACATTTAACTGTACCAATCAAGAAAGAGAACTGAAAATGTAAGCACAAATAGAAAAAGTATAAGAAATGTTCTGCTGCTGCTATTCCGCTGAATGGCTTGGGAAAGTTCTTTGTTGCCAAGTTCAACATTCTTAGTAGCTTCAACAGCCTGCAAAAGAGCAGCAGCAGCATATGACAACTGCACATATTGGATATCAAACAAGCAGCTACAAATAGATGGAAATTAGGATTACTTAGCGGGGTGTGCCTATAATGATTGCTACATAAACGAATTTTGTAGATTTTTtgctttaaatttgaatcaagaaCTATTTTCTTTCCACTGTTATTATACTGTTATTATCCCCACCTTTGCCCTTAATTTCTTAGTGCTGCAAACCACCTAGTGTATGCAAgctaaaatttaacaaaacagGAAAACAATACCTAAAACTTTTTAAGCAACATCGTGTAGATATTAAGTAACTAGTTAATCCAGGAAAAAAAAATGTGGTTGACTCTGATCATTGCTTGACAAAATATAAAGATAGGTACCTGTATTATATAACGACCACAAAGAAAATAGAGGCAAAAATCTGAGGTGACGAGCATGAATTATCTTACCTGCTCATACAGATGCTCAATTTGCTGAGCTTGTTGCAAAACGTGTGTAGATACGAGGTGATTTAATGCAGACATTTCCACCATCTTAGTTTCAGTTTCTTGAACTGTATCTAGAAGATTGGACAATTCCACCTACAGGCAAAGGAAAATTGGCAACATGTTGGTTATAATAATCAAATGCAGAGAGAATTAAGTCTTATACAAACTCTTAACAAAACAGAATTGAATCACCTGAAGTGCGCGTGTTTCATCATCCAATAGCTGTTGTTGGACTCTTAGAGGCTCATTGTGTAATTCACTGGGTTCTCCGAGCTCCACGTCATCTGATTTAGGGGTTTCTATAGAATCTTTCTTGGTTAGGCGATTAAGTTTTCTTCGTGGCATTGCTCGATTAATGGCCTCTTGGAAACGAACAGCTCTAAGCTTATCAAACTGAGCTGAAACTGAATGGAGTTTCTCACTTAAGATTAGAACCTAGAAAAGTAACCAATCAATTATTTgcagctaaaaaaaaaaagaaagaaagaaacaacaacaacagcTACATGGACCAAACGACACCATGCACCCTATCATATATCATGTCTACAgtgaaacaaaaattaaaaaaaaaaaaaacaaacagccATCTCAAATCATGATAACTTTAGGAATTCAATATGATAAAATTATCAAGCATTGACTGTGTATAAAGGGACCATGATTTTCTCAGAGCCCATGTGAGGAAGCAGGAATCAGTGTTGAAATCTAGATTGTTCAGAAAAAGGAAAGCTTAAGTAGAGTCCAATTTTTTTCCAGTGGCTTATAGAGGAATACAATAGTAATAGTATTCCCCATGAATTAAGTAGTTCTAATCTGATGGTCTTATCACCAACATGGATAAATagataaattttctttttcttcttttttttcatctaaGGTGATGGAAACTGATAGAATTGTGTAACCAACATATGTAACTAGTAATTGAATATTATCAGACAAGAACAAGTCCATACCACCCCATGTTTGTGGGCAATGGTGTCAGCATTAGCCTTTGACGTTGTGATGCCAAGCCATCCTTTTGATGTTTCCTCTTCTTGATTTATACTATTTTTGAGAACGTCAATTTGTTCCTGACAAGTTTTAACAAAAACACTAACCTGCACAAAAGTAATTATAAAATGAAAgcataataaaaaattctaagcAACTTTTCGGGAATGCATCTCTAATTTCGATACAAAATATATAACACTTCGTATGATCCCTAAAGAGAGAAGGCTTAAAGGAAGGAATAATGATATGCATTATGCAAGTAGGTGAAGCAAACAAATCCATGGGCAGAAAATTGTGTTTAGTCAAATACTTAATACCACAAACATCAACCTAGTAAGAGACACATTCTACTTAGATAAATGTATAATGTAAATACGTTCAACAGTTCAAATTGAACTCAAGGCTTAATAATGAGCTCTGCTTATACATCGCTGTGAGAGAAATGTATAACACATCTGCAACAAAAGAACAGAAGATAAAAAACCAAGCACTATGCCCACCCTTTAACTTCTTACTAGTCTATGATAACCAACCAAATGGAAGTCAAGAAAAGAATACTAATGTGATCCAAACAGTAATCAAGGCATAAGATAATGCACACCTAAGGACCCCGATCTAGTAATAATTTACATTGACAAAGACACTGCATAGGAAAATAAACTTTTTATTCCTAATAAATGCCTGATAATAACGAACTTCTAAACTATATATCATCGTTAGAAAGTTGTAAAACATCAATGTCACTTagtaataaatatcaaattacttAGGTGCCAATTAATCAACAAAGCAGGACCAGTCAatactttcattttcttcttatgggtggaaaaaaaaaaagaattgaagaTGCTACAATAAGATCAAAACTAAAGTGTCAGAGAGCTTACTTCATGTTCAATACTATCTCGCTCCTTTTCAGTTGTGCGGTGCAAATCCATATAGTCCTTTCTATGCTTTGACAAAAATTCTTCTAGTTCTCCAATACTCtcgagctatatatatatatatatatatagcccaaaaaaaaaaaaaaacaacaaaaacaacacAAAATAGAAGAATTACTGGTTATCCGGTAACTGAAATTTAGGTCAAAATGGTCAATATCAAGCTGAGTATACCGTCTTCAGTGCAGCTTTTGAAAACGGCGACCTTTGTGGAGGTTTATGAATAATGAAAGATGCCATAACTGACGCCAACTTAGCCTACCAAATCACATTGCACAAGAAATGTCAACAACCAAATACAGACATAATATTCAAACTCAATCGAAATTGCCGTGATCCAACAAAGCTTAGTAaattaggtaaaaaaaaaaaaattaaaatcgtaaTGAGAAGTAATAAGGTGGAATTCGGAAGAGGGGAAAAAACGAATTGAGGTGGAAGTGAAGCTTATACCTCATCATACCCCAAAGATCGAGCACTGTGTCGAACAGCATCTTTGAAATCCTCGGTTCTGTCTCTTGCCCTTGCCATTGCTTAATACCCAAATCTGCTATAACAATGGCGGGGTTTAGAAAGCAAATTATCGCCAGAGGATCGATTGATACCTCAAATTCGTAACTGCTGAGATCGTATCGCAATAGGGCGAGATTTTGGTGGAAGAAGAAACGTGGTGATCGGTAATTTTGTGAAGAAGTGAATATGCAGGTGTAGAATACTCTGCAAAAACCTATGCTGGAGGGAGAAGAAAACGCGAAACGCAGCGTTTCGCAGCCCCCCCTTCTTCTACCTGTTTGGGCCTTAAGATGTTTTTAAGTTGCCAAAAATAAGCTAAAATCTAAAAAGATGTATACATCTTTTTTTGTGGTTAACTGATTAAtttgataattgatttttatCTTGAACCAGACTAAACCGTTGACTTTATCACCAGCAGAGTGATGTAGTTTCTTCAAGCGTTTTAAAACTCTAAAAAGTTGTAAAAAATTTCATTGATTAGAAGTATAGACTTAGTTAAATtgattattcatgttaattgtgaaAGTTGTAAAAATGATTTCTAGccattttatttggttttatgacAGAGAATTCACCGGAGAAACTCATAAAGTTTCTAGCCATTTTGTTTAGTGATTTAGGTTTGGTTTAGTAAAGTTTTTTAAAGagtataattattttgttttgtatttagtaaattaaaaaatttatgcatttgtatttgtagtttttaaaaattatgagtgcttttaaaaatacttaagaaaaagttttttaaaattgatttgtgtttaactgtttataaaaattaaaaagtctaatataatcatatacattaattaattctaaatttaatttttatgtttatgtctattataatatttttaaattttaaaagttattttatctgacataattattattacttatacttattaaaagtcattttaatttgatttaggcTAATTTGAgtaaacaatttaattaagttCTTCTGAGAAAAGGGTTTAAAACATAAAGATTTATATTAAAAACAGCTTATAAATAACTTATTTTGTATTTGTAAAGTTGTCatagaaatatttattttaaaattgtttaataaATAAGAGTGATCAAATAGGTTTTGAAAATAAGAGAAgtcaattttatttactttttcaaaaactcttaAACGACTTTTTGAAAGGTTAaaagtatattttaaaaattatactaaacaCCATTAATATGACTTTTTCATAAGGCAAAAGCTTTAAAAAATAGCTCTTAAAACTTTTCAAATAGACACTTCATCATATTCAAAATGGTCCATAATGTGATAACTTTGTCTCCTTCCTTTTATACCTAGGAAAcacaattaacaaaaaaaaaaaacattaagtgAGTGATAATAGtagtaaagtttaattattttgttaatttatttagttttattaaatttgtaattaggtcattatatatatattttttcaattgggttcttacactacttttaattttgtaattaaatctttttgtattaagaatgttaaaattaacagaTTATTATTCCCAAAAAATATGTAATCAAATGTTTAATTAGATTCTTAATTatgaatacttttaatttatgaaaaaatattttgttgattttaacattttttatactggtaaggacctaattaaaattaataagtaGTATAGAGATTcaactgaaagaaaaaaaaaaactataaatgacctaattacaaatttgataaaattatagagagtaacagaataattaaatctaataGTAATATAAAATCATTAATATGCACATTTTTTATTGCATGTGATTAAATTTAGGAGTGTACATAGATCGGGTGAAAACCGGATTTGTCTTAACTCAGATCCGACCTTAAATATATACCGGTTTATTTTTTTAGATCATAATTCGACCCTAGACTCGATGAAATCTAAACACTTTAAGGCCGAGTGAAAACTGAACCTTtaacaataattcaacaataatcaaaAATTTCAGTAGCATTGAAACAAATAAGAAGTTCAGCAATAATCAAAACTAAGAACAAATAACCATCACTAAGGCTGCGTTGTGTTTATAGGGGGCGAAACACTGAGATAGGgacacaaaaatacaaaattatatttgacaGATTAGATATAGACAGAGATATTGTGTTTAGAGacattgaattagtgtattttgtatccaTTATAACAAGaaggacacagagacactaacaaatgacacaacttattttttattttttcttttattattcttgttaattttttataattatattttttattattatatttttctgctcaaattttttaaatgaaaaaatgagaataaattaaattttcataatttgatctactttatcaccaaacagaatgcaaaaatactaaattttgtgTATCTATCTTTTATATCTTGTTCTTAGTGTCTTATCGTGTCCTGTTCTCAAAAGCAAATGTTGCCTAAGCAAACAAAATcagtaataattaaaattaagaacaaataacCATCATTAATAATCAGAAGTaagaacaataatcaaaatactaattagaacaataataaaaatactaactaGAACAATAAACAAAAATCTTAATCAAGAGTTCTAATAATCAACATTCTTAAATTCATAACATTAATTATTTACCTAAACTTGAGAACAGAGgtaagagaagaaaataagaagatgACCACGGCcagtaaaatagaggtggtggcTGATTGAGTTTTGTGGGAGCTTCTACTCGTGGTGGGACTGAGTTCTAGTGGTTGATTAATGGAGCAGAAAAGCGTCGTCGCATTGGTGTCGTTGTCGCTGAGAATGGTGAGAGACAAAGGGTGGCACTGTGCATGAGATGGGGGATGAGAGTGCGTGGCTGCATGCCGAGAGGAGAGGGGGTTTAGGTCAGGGCACTACGTGCTGAGAGAAGAAGGTGCGTGGTAAATTGGTGATGGCTTTGTGCGCTGCGTGAGTGATTGAGTGCATGTCCTAACTAATTACTCTAGCATTTGGAGAAGCAGGGGTGGACATGAGTTGGGTGAAGACGAGTTCGTCTTGACCCGGATCCGGCTCTAAATAATGATTGAGTCTATTTTTTAGACTTTTACTTGGCTCTAAACACAGTAAAATTATACTACTTTCGGATCACACTGAAATTGAGTCTAAACCGGTAAAATCTTAGTCTTGATAAATTCtatgttaaaaaattatgatgcacttatttataaagaagaaaaaaaatatatgtattaccgagaagttgatatccatatttgaacttgaatttgtccataaattttaatttcatgcttctttgatctattttctaattcaacaagtgtgattaaaaacaaaataataagcttataattaatataacataatattaaaattaaatatatacctTTTTTAATCCCTTAGCATGTACATGGGTCGAGTAAAGTTGGGTTCATCCTAACCCGAATCCGAACCTAAATAATGACCGGATCTATTTTTGAAATCCTTATCCAACCCTATACCCAGTAAAATCataccaaattagcccctaaaatgTTCGAGTCCAGACTGAATCTTCGCGTCGGACCGAATCATGTACACCCTTATGGTGAAGTACGAAACCTCACGGAGCCGAGCCGGATGACCCGAGATATAGCCCAATCCTAATTGAGGTATTCTTCCaggtttcgtttttttttttccgacCTTCCCAAAGTCATTTTGGGTCCGGGCCAATATGGCCCAAAATGCTTTGGGCTCGGTTCAAATCTTTGGATCAAACTAGATCATGTATACTTTTATGTGATTTTAGACTGTTGTTCTTTGCAATTTTGTgtctatt
Coding sequences within it:
- the LOC112802208 gene encoding syntaxin-81 → MARARDRTEDFKDAVRHSARSLGYDEAKLASVMASFIIHKPPQRSPFSKAALKTLESIGELEEFLSKHRKDYMDLHRTTEKERDSIEHEVSVFVKTCQEQIDVLKNSINQEEETSKGWLGITTSKANADTIAHKHGVVLILSEKLHSVSAQFDKLRAVRFQEAINRAMPRRKLNRLTKKDSIETPKSDDVELGEPSELHNEPLRVQQQLLDDETRALQVELSNLLDTVQETETKMVEMSALNHLVSTHVLQQAQQIEHLYEQAVEATKNVELGNKELSQAIQRNSSSRTFLILFLFVLTFSVLFLDWYS